The Cyanobacterium sp. T60_A2020_053 DNA segment GTGGGGGAGAAAGATTTGGAATTATTATTCAAAATACTCCTAGTTTATTCGATGTTACTCTGAATCGGATACGGGCGCTACCTGCTTCCTATCGTCAAGCGGATACCCTGAAAATTGCTACCCATGTGACGATGATTCCTTTAGAAGAAGAAAAGGAGTTAACTGTATTTATTCTCGATCCAGACGAGTTGATTAATCCTAACACTAATTAATAACGAGGTAAACTATCATCTACCATGTAGGCATAAGCATCAATTCCCCCAGAGACATTTTTAACTTGAGTAAATCCTTGAGATATTAACCATTGACACATTTGGGCGGAACGGATACCATGATGACACATCACGATGGTTTCTTTCTGTGAATCTAGTTTACTCTGAATTTGATTTGACCATTCCCCAAATTCACTGAGGGGTAAAACCACAAAATGAGGTAAATTAACGATGGATACTTCCGATAACTCCCTCACATCCAGAAGTTGGTATGATTCGGGGTTATCGGCTAAAATCACAGCTAATTCATCTACGCTGATAGTGGGTATGGGAGAATAATTAGGCATATTTTAATTCTAAACGGAAAGAAAATTATAAGTTATCGTACAAAATTAATTATATATGGGCAAGGGGCTTAAGCCCTTTGCCTTGCCGTGTTATCACAGGTTTGAGAAAAATAAAAATCACAATTAATTTTGCTTACCTACTTACTATACTTTTTCCCCTTCCCTGTTTCCTCTTCCTCTG contains these protein-coding regions:
- a CDS encoding rhodanese; the encoded protein is MPNYSPIPTISVDELAVILADNPESYQLLDVRELSEVSIVNLPHFVVLPLSEFGEWSNQIQSKLDSQKETIVMCHHGIRSAQMCQWLISQGFTQVKNVSGGIDAYAYMVDDSLPRY